Proteins from a single region of Apium graveolens cultivar Ventura chromosome 7, ASM990537v1, whole genome shotgun sequence:
- the LOC141672356 gene encoding uncharacterized protein LOC141672356, producing MALTTKLLFNSPTKPTHFLNPTIISPRGSLPLLTRTSNIVTFAKRTRKLDSRNKTSSTSTKEELLSDPTAEIGNNLDGEFASVESGESFEGYVLPDLPGLEKDFWEGPEWDGFGFFVQYMWAFGIVFAVISSGIAVATYNEGATDFKATPAYQESIQSQELLEPDESNSDVFESNPTEEAPSLE from the exons ATGGCTCTCACAACTAAACTCCTCTTCAACTCTCCTACAAAACCAACTCACTTCCTCAACCCTACCATCATTTCTCCACGTGGGTCCCTTCCACTTCTTACAAGAACTTCAAACATAGTAACCTTTGCTAAGAGAACAAGAAAGCTTGACAGCAGGAACAAAACTAGCTCAACTTCAACTAAAGAAGAGCTGTTGAGTGATCCCACAGCTGAGATTGGTAATAATCTTGATGGTGAGTTTGCAAGTGTGGAGTCTGGTGAGAGCTTTGAAGGGTATGTTTTGCCTGATCTTCCTGGACTAGAGAAGGACTTTTGGGAAGGTCCTGAGTGGGATGGTTTTGGATTCTTTGTTCAGTATATGTGGGCTTTCGGTATCGTTTTCGCG GTGATTTCAAGTGGAATTGCAGTAGCTACATACAATGAAGGGGCAACAGACTTTAAGGCGACTCCTGCATACCAGGAATCTATCCAATCTCAGGAACTATTAGAACCCGATGAGTCTAATTCTGATGTCTTTGAATCCAACCCAACCGAGGAGGCACCTAGTTTGGAATAA
- the LOC141670427 gene encoding aluminum-activated malate transporter 9-like, producing MASNTETEKLISLKTDLSSNGLQENEKATYKSCGYSWFSVISDKVEAFFSCLKYVGFEAWEMGRSDPRNVVFSAKMGLALVLISLLIFFKEPIEELSQFSVWAILTVVVVFEFSIGATLSKGFNRALGTLSAGGLALGMAEMCQLAGDWEEAVIILSIFVIGFLATYAKLYPTMKPYEYGFRVFILTYCFIMVSGYQTKTFLNTAVTRFILIALGAGVSLAVNIFIYPIWAGEDLHNLVSKNFMGVASSLEECVNGYLHCLEYERVPSKILTYEASDDPVYSGYRSVVQSTSQEDALVGFAIWEPPHGRYKMLRYPWKNYVKVAGSLRHCAFMVMSLHGCILSEIQAPAERRQVFRSELQRVGTAGAKVLRELGTKLKMMEKLGSSDILFEVHEAAEDLQRKVDRKSYLLVNSNCWEIRKPSRLKEESQDLLTTNNDNNKIYKYNSLSEAVLDLQGWDAKSETDIKTIPPAHAPSDRIFSKQRSLPTHRSGKGHKAPEEKSDTYENASVLSLATFTSLLIEFVARLQNLVDAFEELSEKANFKEPVDP from the exons ATGGCCtcaaacacagaaacagaaaAGCTCATTTCACTCAAAACGGACTTATCATCAAATGGGCttcaagaaaatgaaaaagctACTTATAAGTCATGTGGGTATTCCTGGTTTAGTGTGATAAGTGATAAAGTTGAGGCCTTTTTCAGCTGCTTGAAATATGTTGGTTTTGAGGCTTGGGAAATGGGTCGATCCGACCCGAGAAATGTTGTGTTTTCTGCTAAGATGGGGCTTGCTTTGGTGCTCATTTCTTTGCTTATTTTTTTTAAGGAGCCTATTGAAGAGCTTAGTCAGTTTTCTGTTTGGGCCATTCTTACTGTTGTGGTTGTTTTTGAGTTCAGTATAG GAGCCACTCTTAGCAAAGGATTTAACCGTGCACTAGGAACATTATCAGCTGGTGGGCTGGCTTTAGGAATGGCTGAGATGTGCCAATTGGCAGGAGACTGGGAAGAAGCTGTAATTATCCTGAGCATTTTTGTAATAG GGTTTTTGGCAACTTATGCAAAGCTGTACCCAACAATGAAGCCGTATGAATATGGTTTTCGGGTGTTTATATTGACATATTGTTTTATAATGGTATCTGGTTATCAGACAAAAACATTTCTAAACACAGCAGTGACTCGCTTCATTCTTATTGCTCTGGGTGCTGGTGTTTCTTTGGCGGTAAATATATTTATCTACCCTATTTGGGCGGGAGAGGATCTGCATAATCTGGTGTCAAAAAATTTTATGGGTGTTGCTAGTTCTTTGGAAG AATGTGTGAACGGATACCTTCACTGTCTTGAATACGAGAGGGTCCCTTCCAAAATCCTTACGTACGAAGCTTCTGATGATCCAGTTTATAGTGGCTATAGATCAGTCGTTCAGTCTACAAGCCAAGAAGATGCTTTG GTGGGCTTTGCTATCTGGGAACCGCCACATGGTCGTTACAAAATGCTCAGATATCCTTGGAAAAACTATGTCAAAGTGGCTGGTTCTTTAAGACATTGTGCATTCATGGTCATGTCATTGCATGGGTGTATACTCTCTGAAATACAG GCTCCTGCTGAGAGAAGACAGGTATTTCGCAGTGAACTTCAAAGGGTTGGTACTGCTGGTGCCAAGGTATTACGTGAGCTTGGGACTAAACTGAAAATGATGGAGAAACTAGGAAGTTCAGATATATTATTTGAAGTTCATGAGGCTGCTGAAGATTTGCAAAGGAAGGTTGATCGAAAATCTTATCTCCTTGTCAATTCAAACTGCTGGGAAATCAGAAAGCCATCAAGGTTAAAGGAAGAGTCTCAAGATCTTCTGACAACAAACAATGACAacaataaaatttataaatataactCTCTCAGTGAAGCCGTGCTTGATCTTCAAGGTTGGGATGCCAAATCTGAAACAGATATCAAGACTATTCCTCCTGCACATGCCCCCTCTGATCGAATATTTTCAAAACAGAGGTCATTACCTACTCATAGATCAGGAAAAGGTCACAAAGCTCCTGAGGAAAAATCAGATACATACGAAAATGCCAGTGTCTTGTCTTTGGCAACATTTACATCACTGTTGATTGAGTTTGTTGCGAGGCTGCAAAATCTTGTTGACGCTTTTGAAGAGTTGAGTGAGAAAGCAAACTTTAAGGAACCTGTTGACCCGTAG
- the LOC141671222 gene encoding aspartyl protease APCB1: MEYEESSQLNKVVIITLPPAHDPSFGKTISIFSYTEPQSSQVQEIPHQEVPNIPIQPPFNHQNQIFLRRFLLGSSKSALSLVGVFLIAVILCFSAYPQSVFRENGIGDHRLRDENDDGKPSSFVFDLYPKLGLPDKLRNDVELKLGRFVEVNSDNVVSLVDDGVRASKIKAAVSAVESTAILPVEGGFYPDGLYYTIIYVGSPARPYYLDIDTGSDLAWVQCDAPCTSCAKGPHALYKPKKANIIPSEDSLCTEVQKTLKSGYCEACKQCDYEIGYADHSSSMGVLARDYIHLMAANGSVVNMKVAFGCAYDQQGVVLNSLTKTDGILGLSRAKVSLSSQLAGQKIINNVVGHCLTADAAGGGYMFLGDDFVPQRQLEWVSMLNIPTTNSYVAEVSKISYGNNKLSLNGLDNGHVIFDSGSSFTYFTKQAYADLVTTLQSVSTDDLIRDESDTTLPICWRAKIPIRSVSEVKRYFKPITFQFGRKWLISFLKMRIPPEGYLVVNNKGNICLGILDGSDVNDGATIVLGDVSLRGQLVVYDNVNNLIGWMQSDCLKPGTSTTMPFL; this comes from the exons ATGGAATATGAAGAATCATCACAATTGAACAAAGTGGTCATCATAACTTTACCTCCTGCTCATGACCCATCTTTCGGaaaaactatatctatatttTCATACACTGAACCACAATCTAGTCAAGTTCAAGAAATCCCACATCAAGAAGTGCCTAATATTCCAATTCAACCGCcttttaatcatcaaaatcaAATCTTTTTGAGAAGATTTTTGTTGGGTAGTTCTAAAAGTGCTTTAAGTCTTGTGGGTGTGTTTCTGATTGCTGTGATTTTGTGTTTTTCTGCGTACCCACAAAGTGTTTTTCGAGAAAATGGTATTGGTGATCATAGGCTTAGAGATGAGAATGATGATGGGAAGCCAAGTTCTTTTGTGTTTGATCTTTATCCGAAATTGGGTTTGCCTGATAAGTTGCGAAATGATGTTGAGCTTAAGTTGGGGAGGTTTGTGGAAGTGAATTCGGATAATGTTGTGTCATTGGTTGATGATGGGGTTAGAGCTAGTAAGATTAAAGCTGCGGTTTCGGCAGTGGAGTCTACTGCAATTTTACCCGTTGAGGGTGGTTTTTATCCTGATGG GCTATATTATACTATAATATATGTGGGGAGCCCAGCAAGACCTTACTATCTTGACATAGATACCGGAAGTGACTTAGCATGGGTTCAGTGTGATGCTCCCTGCACTAGTTGTGCCAAG GGTCCACACGCTCTCTACAAACCCAAAAAAGCGAACATCATCCCTTCAGAAGATTCACTATGCACTGAAGTTCAAAAAACTTTAAAATCTGGATACTGTGAAGCATGCAAGCAGTGTGATTATGAAATAGGATATGCAGATCATAGTTCTTCTATGGGTGTTCTTGCTAGGGATTATATTCATTTAATGGCAGCGAATGGATCAGTGGTCAACATGAAAGTTGCTTTTGG GTGCGCTTATGATCAGCAAGGTGTAGTTTTGAATTCTCTGACAAAGACAGATGGAATCCTTGGGCTTAGTAGGGCAAAGGTCAGCTTGTCTTCGCAATTGGCTGGCCAGAAGATCATAAACAATGTGGTAGGGCATTGCCTTACTGCTGACGCAGCCGGTGGTGGATATATGTTCTTAGGAGACGACTTTGTGCCTCAAAGGCAATTGGAATGGGTTTCAATGCTTAATATCCCCACCAC GAATTCGTATGTTGCTGAAGTATCCAAAATAAGTTATGGGAACAACAAGCTTAGTCTAAATGGTTTGGACAATGGACATGTGATTTTTGATAGTGGCAGTTCTTTTACCTACTTCACAAAGCAAGCATATGCAGATTTAGTTACAACT CTTCAAAGTGTTTCTACTGACGACCTTATTCGGGATGAATCAGATACTACACTACCCATATGTTGGCGAGCGAAAATTCCAATAAG ATCTGTCTCAGAGGTTAAGCGATACTTCAAACCTATAACCTTTCAGTTTGGGAGGAAGTGGTTAATCTCATTCCTGAAGATGAGGATTCCTCCAGAAGGGTATTTGGTTGTAAAT AACAAAGGCAATATTTGTTTGGGAATTCTTGATGGAAGTGATGTAAATGATGGGGCCACTATTGTACTTGGAG ATGTTTCTTTGCGCGGACAACTAGTTGTCTATGACAACGTTAACAACCTTATTGGATGGATGCAATCTGATTGTCTCAAGCCTGGAACATCGACGACTATGCCATTTCTGTGA
- the LOC141673012 gene encoding cytochrome P450 CYP736A12-like encodes MSPYNLAIFSLFLAPLLWFLKGLIKPLKSNRKLPPGPRGLPIIGSLNLLGKLPHRALNDLAKKYGPIMSMKLGNVTTIVVSSPQIAEKVLKTHDLVFASRPQNEAGKHVSYGNKGIAFGEYGHYWRNIRKLCTLELFSAKKIDALSKMRREELVMMVSTIRDAAIARQVVDVSDLVGDGIEKMTYRMLFGKFSDDRFDLKGTMLDIMDQAGAFNIADYVPMLGPLDIQGLTRRIKAMRKTMDTILDTFIREHEEAASSTRPEGYEPDFVDILLSVLDKSEERRGDLITLIDRDCIKAILVDMIAAGIDTSRTTIEWIMSELIKNPRILKKLQQEIKDVVGDAEIVEDKDLSKLQYLDMVIKESFRLHTTVPLLIPRQSMEDIVIDGYFIPKKSRIFINAWAIGRDPAVWSENVLEFYPERFADKKIDLKGLNYELLPFGSGRRVCPGMNLGLVKVRQIVAQLVHSFDFELPNGMSASDLDMDEKFGLALPRENHLLVLPSVRI; translated from the exons ATGTCTCCATACAATTTAGCCATTTTCTCACTTTTTCTGGCACCCTTACTGTGGTTCCTCAAGGGTCTGATCAAGCCACTCAAATCTAACCGCAAGCTACCACCGGGACCTCGAGGCCTACCGATAATCGGAAGCTTAAACTTGCTAGGAAAACTTCCTCACCGTGCCCTCAATGACTTGGCCAAGAAATATGGTCCTATAATGTCAATGAAGCTAGGAAATGTCACAACAATTGTCGTTTCATCTCCGCAAATCGCGGAGAAGGTACTCAAGACTCATGACCTTGTTTTCGCTAGCAGGCCTCAAAATGAAGCTGGTAAACATGTATCTTACGGAAACAAAGGGATTGCATTTGGAGAATACGGACATTACTGGCGTAACATTAGAAAGTTGTGCACACTGGAGCTTTTTAGTGCCAAGAAGATTGATGCATTGTCGAAAATGAGAAGAGAGGAGCTGGTGATGATGGTGAGTACTATAAGGGATGCTGCTATAGCGCGACAAGTGGTGGATGTCAGTGATTTAGTTGGAGATGGGATCGAGAAAATGACTTATCGGATGTTGTTTGGGAAATTTAGCGATGATAGATTTGATCTTAAAGGTACTATGCTAGATATAATGGATCAAGCAGGAGCTTTCAATATTGCAGATTATGTGCCTATGCTTGGGCCTCTTGACATTCAG GGATTGACCAGAAGAATTAAGGCCATGCGCAAAACAATGGACACAATCTTGGATACCTTCATCAGAGAGCACGAAGAAGCTGCTAGCAGTACTAGACCGGAAGGGTATGAGCCAGATTTCGTTGATATATTGCTCTCGGTGTTAGACAAAAGTGAAGAGAGAAGAGGTGACTTAATAACCCTAATTGACCGAGATTGCATCAAGGCAATTTTAGTAGATATGATTGCAGCAGGCATTGATACTTCGCGTACTACAATTGAGTGGATCATGTCAGAACTCATAAAGAATCCGAGGATACTGAAAAAGCTTCAGCAGGAAATCAAGGATGTTGTTGGAGATGCTGAAATTGTCGAGGATAAAGATTTAAGTAAGTTACAGTACTTAGATATGGTGATTAAGGAAAGTTTTCGGCTACATACTACTGTTCCATTGCTAATTCCTCGTCAGTCGATGGAGGATATCGTGATCGATGGATACTTCATACCTAAGAAGTCGAGAATTTTTATAAATGCCTGGGCAATAGGACGCGATCCTGCTGTATGGTCTGAAAATGTTCTGGAATTTTATCCAGAAAGGTTTGCTGATAAGAAAATAGACCTTAAAGGGCTGAATTACGAACTTCTGCCATTCGGCTCTGGCCGACGAGTTTGTCCAGGGATGAATTTAGGGCTGGTAAAAGTCCGACAAATCGTGGCGCAGCTGGTGCATAGCTTTGATTTTGAGTTGCCTAATGGCATGTCAGCAAGTGATCTTGATATGGATGAGAAATTTGGGCTGGCATTGCCTAGAGAAAACCATTTGCTTGTACTTCCTTCCGTTAGAATATGA